AACACCAACCTGACGTGAAAGCAGAATGTGCTCACGTGTTTGAGGCATTGGGCCATCAGCTGCTGAACATACCAGGATCGCGCCGTCCATCTGTGCCGCACCAGTAATCATGTTTTTAACATAATCGGCGTGACCTGGGCAATCTACGTGTGCGTAGTGACGTACGTCTGATTCATATTCAACGTGAGACGTTGCAATCGTGATACCACGTGCACGCTCTTCCGGGGCGTTATCGATTTGATCGAACGCTTTTGCTTCGCCACCCTGAGCTTCTGCCATAACTTTCGTTAATGCAGCCG
The genomic region above belongs to endosymbiont of Galathealinum brachiosum and contains:
- the tuf gene encoding elongation factor Tu (EF-Tu; promotes GTP-dependent binding of aminoacyl-tRNA to the A-site of ribosomes during protein biosynthesis; when the tRNA anticodon matches the mRNA codon, GTP hydrolysis results; the inactive EF-Tu-GDP leaves the ribosome and release of GDP is promoted by elongation factor Ts; many prokaryotes have two copies of the gene encoding EF-Tu); protein product: MSKEKFERNKPHVNVGTIGHVDHGKTTLTAALTKVMAEAQGGEAKAFDQIDNAPEERARGITIATSHVEYESDVRHYAHVDCPGHADYVKNMITGAAQMDGAILVCSAADGPMPQTREHILLSRQVGV